Proteins encoded by one window of Dioscorea cayenensis subsp. rotundata cultivar TDr96_F1 unplaced genomic scaffold, TDr96_F1_v2_PseudoChromosome.rev07_lg8_w22 25.fasta BLBR01000959.1, whole genome shotgun sequence:
- the LOC120255346 gene encoding glucomannan 4-beta-mannosyltransferase 1-like isoform X1, giving the protein MYGMSLMLLVEFVFMAVVSLGVKILRNPEIRYKWEALTEDPEIGTSVYPIVLVQNPIINKKEVYKLSIGAACGLAWPPDRFIIQVLGDSTDTIVKIPHTWCIVVEILLNLRGVVQCLWNRSSYYFGSA; this is encoded by the exons ATGTATGGTATGTCGTTGATGTTGCTGGTGGAGTTTGTGTTCATGGCTGTGGTGAGCCTTGGGGTGAAGATTTTGAGGAACCCGGAGATCAGGTACAAGTGGGAGGCCTTGACGGAGGATCCGGAGATTGGGACTTCCGTCTATCCTATAGTGCTTGTCCAGAACCCCATAATCAATAAGAAAGAG GTGTATAAGTTGTCAATTGGAGCTGCTTGTGGATTGGCATGGCCGCCGGACAGGTTCATAATCCAAGTGCTGGGTGATTCCACAGACACAATTGTCAAGATACCTCATACATGGTGTATTGTTGTAGAAATTTTACTGAATTTAAGAGGTGTGGTACAGTGTTTATGGAACCGATCTTCCTACTATTTTGGAAGTGCTTAA
- the LOC120255346 gene encoding glucomannan 4-beta-mannosyltransferase 1-like isoform X2, with amino-acid sequence MYGMSLMLLVEFVFMAVVSLGVKILRNPEIRYKWEALTEDPEIGTSVYPIVLVQNPIINKKEVYKLSIGAACGLAWPPDRFIIQVLGDSTDTIVKIPHTWCIVVEILLNLREGEKSTNTLE; translated from the exons ATGTATGGTATGTCGTTGATGTTGCTGGTGGAGTTTGTGTTCATGGCTGTGGTGAGCCTTGGGGTGAAGATTTTGAGGAACCCGGAGATCAGGTACAAGTGGGAGGCCTTGACGGAGGATCCGGAGATTGGGACTTCCGTCTATCCTATAGTGCTTGTCCAGAACCCCATAATCAATAAGAAAGAG GTGTATAAGTTGTCAATTGGAGCTGCTTGTGGATTGGCATGGCCGCCGGACAGGTTCATAATCCAAGTGCTGGGTGATTCCACAGACACAATTGTCAAGATACCTCATACATGGTGTATTGTTGTAGAAATTTTACTGAATTTAAGAG